ACCGCACAACCCGTGTGGCTCCACCCACTCACCTTTAAAACCTGAGGCTCCGCCCACTCACCTTTAAAACTTGAGGCTAACCCTGACCCTGGGAGTTTCACCGAGAAGCTTTCACtcagacaaaaccaaaaaaaaaaaaaaaaaaaaaaaaaaaaaaaacaagcctgatTTTTCTTCCCCATTAAAACTTATAATTATAAGACAATTCTCTTATTGattcagaaaaacaaggcagatttgttttctgtctgcatgGAGTTCCTGCAGATCATTCAGACATTCAGGCCAGATTTGCAGCAGAAATAAGTTTTATAagcataatttctttttttaatttctccttTCCGTCAGGAGCATCCAGCTCCTCTTCAGGCTGTAGAACAGTGAAGACCTTCTGAAAACAAATGTCATGTTCTAACATTTTAAAGacattggtaaaaaaaaaaaagaagaagaagaaaagcagagaCTCAGACACAAAGGAGGCGTCACACGGCTCGTCATGGCTAACTCGTTTATTTGCACGTCCAATGAGTGTTAACGAACCAACACAGAGGTTAGCATCCAGGTCtacagcagggggcgctcacACACACGACAAGCTCCAGGACATCAGACAGGAAGGAAACCGCAACATCTTCATCTGTACAAATCTACAGTTTACAGCttctggccccgcccacaggcagcaggggtggggtgggggggggggatggggggggggctCGCCAGGGGCAGGAGGTGAGGGGGAGGAGCCTCGGGGTGAAGGTAAGCAGTTTCAGAGAAATAAAAGCTCCAGTGAATCAGTTCTGACAGATTTCAGTTTGTCAGGATTTTATTTCTCAcctgaaatttggaaatttacagtttgtttttttcatcgtCGTGTTCTTCCTGCTAAAGGAGTTTGATGGTTAAAGACGGAGTCCATCATGGCTGCTTATTTAAAGttgtttaaataaagttaaCAGACGCTGTTTAATGAGCTTTAACGAGGGAAATGATGTTaccagaaaaacaagacaatcaCAAACGACTGGGCTTCCTCAGAAATCAACCAATCATGTAGAGTCTTACATTAGCATCAGCCCTACTTTAGGAGGAGGGTGGGGCCACCGATacttccagccaatcagcagacAGTGACTTGTTagtaatgaataatgaatgaatcCTAAAGGGCTCATTAGATTCTGGGAGCAGAACAAGTTTGAgaagttttctgtcttttgaacGTTTTAAAAGGTTTGTTTGCGGCGGCCAGGGGAGAACAGCCTCAGTCTGAAGGAGCTTCAcgggaggaaaacaaaacaaaaccatcaggagctcagagctgcagcagctggcagATGTTTAGCTCCCTCTGGTGGCTGAAACCAGGCAGTCTGCTGTGTGACAGGGCAACAGAACCTTTGACTCTTTAAAAAGTGTCAActgggtcaggggtcagagtcagggtcagggtcaggggtcagggtcagggtcaggggtcaggttCAGGGGTCAGGGTGTTGGttggggtcagggtcagggtcagggttaggggttaggggtcagGGTGTTGGttggggtcagggttagggaTCAGGGTGTTGGttggggtcagggttaggggtcaggggtcagagttAGGGGTCAGGGTGTTGGCTGGAGTCAGGGTAAGGGTCAGGGGTTAGGGGTCAGAGTTAGGGGTTAGGGTGTTGGCtggagtcagagtcagagtcagggttaggggtcaggggtcaggggtcagggtgttggttggggtcagggtcaggggtcagggttagggttagaacaAGGTGGGAGCTAAGAAGCCACACACTCTTAAACAGAGAAGTGAGGCTGGAGGCGGGATCCTGTGAAGAGGAAGTGACAGCAGAGCTGACAGTCTGAGACAAACTGGAGCCACACCGAAgagactcttactttcttgatttgatgtatttcctgttgaaacaggaagttgggGCAGGACATGCTGCAGGgagggatcattcacaagtgcaaacccaCAGGATCtgagtttgggagagaaacatgcttttattttgaagggagaggtggatgagagaggatgtttacagatttgtgaaggttttattggttggaattttaatttccagccacGAGCGccggatgatgtcactgttttacaggaagtagaggtcatgtgaggtcatgtgaggtcaccTCACCGGCCGTTGAGCTCCAGGGTGAACCTGAACCTTCTGAACAGGAAGCTGTCAGGtcagagccaatcagctgccagGCTCTCCTCCAGCTTGACTCATGTTGGAGCGAGCAGAAAAACCACGAGGCCTCATTTCTCTGCGGCTCTGAATTCAGAAGAATTCGGCGTTTGGCGCTCGGCTCCGTCACCtcgccctaaccctaactccgGCTGGTCGCCTGGATCACCTCCAGGTGAACGCCAGGCGGGGTTTAGTTTCCACTGCCGCGCCGCCATGACCCTGCAACGCCACGTTTTTCTAGCTAAGGTGCTAACGTGTCAGACAGCCACCGGCTGGTTGCTTTGTTCTGTCTGCAGGCGAGTGGCGGCAGACCACGAGTTCATCCTGATGCATTCTGGGGCCGAACCACACGGTccaacagaaacagcaaaatatttacattaaaacGCTGAAGCTGCAGGAAACTCAAAGCAGCACGTtggctgctgagctgctgcaatcaggattttcatttttgtttaaaaaaaaaaaaaaaactgacgaACTGACGAATGAGACTGTCAAGCGGTTCCTCGCCGCGCCTCGCGGTTCCTCGCCGCGCCTCGCGGTTCCTCGCGGTTCCTCGCCGCGCCTCGCGGTTCTGTGACAGTTAGATTTGGATTAAATGTTGACTAAATGATGATTTGTTCAAAACGTCACACGAATGGAAACTGActgggagaggtggaggagtcTCAGCGGCGCCACCGCCTGGCCGCTCTGCAGTGCAAATCAGATCCTACAAACAGAATGAAGgggaaaacaggaagtggcCGGCAGAGGAAGGAGAGTGACGGTGGACAGGAAGTAGTTTACAGTCAGGTGATGTGTCACACACACGTCACGTCAAACACACTCCGCAGAGtcgcacagtgtgtgtgaacacgtCGGCTCAGTTCATCCAGTCACGTTTCACTTCCTGTCATGATTTccttaactctttgaaacccaaacttttattttgaaaaaggtttTATTCCACCCTCTtcacaaattcactttattcttttttaatttcatttgttagggggatttttttaaactttctttcTAGTATTTTTCCCCTATTCTTCTGGTCATATTGTTGTACATTTTTACTAATTTCATTAATTTCTAACGTTCAGGTGAAAAGCTAAACAATTTAccagcatttaaacacaagacatatattttaaatacattaaaataatacttaaacatatttttaaaaattcttgtattttttcttatatttttaatgaattaatggattaattatattattaatttattacgatttatttttattttttttcctcatcacctTTCCCCCGTGGGTTTGTGAGGAATGGTGTGACtgtccaggtttcaaagggttaatggaTCTCAGttctgtgttgatgttttttttggaaagcgTGGGTCCATGTGTTGCTGTCCCACAATGCAcctgtgtgtttgagcaggTGACACGTGGTTGTCGAGCTGCTCTAGCAGACTGCAGCTGTAATGTTGGTTATGTTCATGTTAGATGGGATCAGGATCAGAGCTCCggctttctgtctccctcactctttagtttttttctcttttctcggGACAGACATGCGATGAACTgcatgacaacaacagcaagaaGAAGGggaacatgttttcttttttttttcaacttcctttttttgtgtatttttgagcATTCCTTCCCCCCGTCGACACACAGCGACACGCCCGAGGAGACAGGTAACAGTCTTTAGATGGGATCTGGttacattttggttttaaaaacagctttacttgttttcttttccgtTTAGTTTCCTTTCTACTAGTTttgtgaacagagagagagaaagagtgtatAACTTGATAcagtaagagtgtgtgtgtgtgtgtgtgtgtgtgtgtgtgtgtgtgtctgtgtctgtgtctgtgtgtgtgtgtgtgtgtgtgtgtgtgtgtgtgcactgtaaaTGTGCTGTACACTGAGTCTGTTCCCCCGcggtgggggggcggggctccTCAGTACTCGCTCAGGTTGTGCCACTTGGAGATCTGCCGGCGGGGGTTTTCGCACACCTCCCGCCAGTGGGCGGCGCCGGAGAGGCAGGGGCTGTGCAGGCCGAGCGGCAGGCGGCCCAGCACCTCGTTCTTGGTGGTGCGGTCGAAGTCGACCACCAGGAACTCCACGGAGATCTCGGGCAGCAGCTCGGGCGGCACGTCGTAGATGAAGGACTCGTTGAAGACGGGATTGAGCGTGCACTTCTTCACATGCGTCTTCTTCTTGGCGATGCGCTTGCGGCCGTAGAAGACGTTGACCTTGACATAGGGGTCTGCAGAGACATGAGCAGCCGCACATTAACCACCACATAAGACGGTCTGTCACGTCTGAGCCTTTCCACAAACCCTTCCTAAAGCATCATGGGAACTCCGCATGCTGTCGCCACGGATTTTATACCGGCGGCGCCGGTTTGACGCCGCCGGGCCGAGAGGCTCAGCCAAACTCCAGCAGGCGAGTCTCTGATCAGTGAACTCACCTGctggaggttttggttggaatgaaaacctgcagcctcttttCCTTCCacggcaccagtttgacacgtGTTTCATTCCAGTCGCAGTTTGATATGTgagtgttttcttctattcagacaaatgaagagAATCAGCTGTTCAGGTTCGACTGTggctccagtcttcctcagaagcgtcatCTGACGTATTGCTGACGTGTCATTGATCAGCTGATCGGCCCGACAGACCTGTCAGAGTCTGTCGGGCCGGCCACGCCCCCCTCTCCCTAGGTGGTCTTTGCCATCACATCACAGATCACTGAAGGAAGAATGACCACATCACGGACCGGGACGAGGGGGAAACCATCACATCGCAAACCAACAAATCCAAACGTTGGATAAAAGAGGCTATAGAGATCTGGAAGGGGGCAAGCGGCACCATCAACCGGGACGAGGGGGCATACACCCTCTGGCACACCTGGGACTCCGTGCTCCAAAGACCACCTAGGGAGAGGGGGGCGTGGCCGGCCCGACAGACGATCAGCTGATCAATGACACGTCAGCAATACGTCGGATGACGCTTCAGAGGAAGACTGGAGCCACAGTCGGACCTGTCAGGCAGGTATGAACAGCTGATTGTCTTCATTTGTCTGaacagaagaaaacactgaacttAAACGACTGATTAAGTTCATTAATGAACTTGATCAGTCTCAGTTCGAGGCGACTGGGTCGAGGTCAAAGCTCGctctcatttaaaaacacaggTGCCTCTCGCCGCGGCGTGGCGGCAGGCTGGGTTCCTTCCTGCTTCGCCGCCCAGAACAAGATGCAACGGTGATGATTACTGAAgtgataaaatattaatttgaaagAGCTTTGATGGTCCCTGAAGTGgtgaatatgaatatgtggTCGGTATGAAACATGAAACGTGAAGCGGTGGTACTGACTTGCTGACAGGCCGGTGATGTCCATCTTGGGCAGGTGTCTGGCCTTCAGGACGACCACGCTGAGGCGGTGAGACACCGGCTGGTAGGACAGAGACACCAGCAGCTCGCCACGACtctcacactgcacacacacacacacacacacacacacacacacacacacacacacacagaaacagaaacagagggaggtgATCACTGTTGGGTGGAACAGGTTTGAAAGGAGCACAGcaggtgtttctgtggttttggGTGCAGGACGCGTCCCGCTGAGGACACCAGGCCATCAGCTGGTTTACGACCTGGTGTCCTGCTGGCTTTCACTACTTTTGCATGACGTCTCATCATTATAGATTTCATGCCATGaccaaaaaatctttttcagATTTGAATTAAGCTGAAGAGCTGCACATTTGTGACTGATGACTATCAATAATATCAATATCACTATCAATAACGACAGTTTGATCACACAGAGTGATTTGACCGGAGCACCAGCCTCTGTCAAATTTCCTTAATTTAAACACATTGTCTAGTTGTTATTTGGTGTAGATCAATACATCTGATCACTGATatcaatttttcaaaatgacatgcTGTCCAAGCTCTGCTGGAGCCCGCTGAGGAAAACTGACGTCGAGCAAATTAATCCaatgattattgattaattatttaGTGTGGGGGCTTCCTGTGCTGAGGCCCCGGGGCCCCACAGGAAGAGACTCTGATACAggaagatattttggtttgtgtttctaAAGGAATTCTCCAGGAGtcataacgtgtgtgtgtgtgtgtgtgtgtgtgtgtgtgtgtgtgtgtgtgtgggtgtgtgtgtgtgtgtgtgtgtgtgtttgtgtgtgtgtgtgtgtgtgtgtgcgggtgctGATGTATGGTGGATGAACAGGTCAGCAGGTCCCAGGTGAGCTCACCTGCATGTTCCTCTTGGTGATCTGCTGGCTCAGGTGCACCCGCCCGGTGCTCGGGTCCACGCCCTTCAGCGGGACCACCGCCTCCCCGATGACATCATCGCGGGCGAAGCGGTCGAAGCTGAGCACCAGGAAGTGCAGCGTGAGTTCGGGCAGCGAGCTGTAGGCCACGCCGTAGAAGGTGAAGGTCTCGTCGAAGAGCGGCTCCAGGGTCTTCCTCAGCACGCGGGTCTTGACGCGGTGCTTCTTCTCCGGCAGGATGGTCATCTTCACGTAGGGGTCCGAGCTGCCCGCCTGCTCGTCCATGGCCGGGAGGCCCCGGGCCCCCGCGATGGTCACCACCAGGGCCTTCTTGGGGAAGTTGTAGTCCACGGCGAGGCTGATGGTGCCCAGGCTGGGCTCGGGGTCGGGCTCGGGGTCGGAGGAGGCGGGGGTGAAGGGCGACGGGGTCTTGCTGCCgctctggctgctgctggccgAGCTGCTGTCCAGGCAGCAGTAGTCGGCCCGGACCGGCAGGGCCCGCTCCAGCCGGGCGGGGCCCTGCGCCGGGTCCGGCCCCGCGGGCGGCACCAGGTGGCTCATCTGCAGCTGTCCCGGGACGTCCAGGATGTTGTTTTCGGCGTCCACCAGCACCATGCCCCTCcccgcggcggcggcggcgcagGCCGGCTCCCCGCCGCGGTCGGGCCGGTCGGCGCGGCGCGCCCCGCGCACGATCCTCTTACTGCTGCTCAGGGACTCGGGGTAGATGCTGATGCCCTTCAGCATGTGGATGAACTTGTAGGGCGGGTCCTCGGCGTCGCAGTAGCGGTCGCCGTGCAGCTTGTAGCGTCCGGCGGAGCGAAGGTACCGACGCTGACAGAAGGACCAGAGAAGAACCagaaccaccaccaccagaaccagaaccccGGCACCCAGGAACCCGGCCAGCACCGGAGACATGGCTGAGAGAGACGAACACAAATTCATTACTGAAggttttttcacatttcctttagtcaccaaaataaaacatctgagCTCAGACTGAAAGATGATTCCATCATGGAGACCTCCTCCACAGCCAGCACGTCCTCCCTCCTGAGGGCTAATTAGCCACGTCTGTGGaggactggtgtgtgtgtgtgtgtgtgtgtgtgtgtgtgtgtgttgcaatgAATGTGTGTTACGTAGGGAGTGACTGAGCcacgggggagggggaggggagaggaggagtctTTGTTCTCCGTACAGAGGCGTATTGTTGTCCTGCGCTCTCCCAGGACCACATACTGCAGCAGCCATGAccatcatttacacacacacacacacacacacacacacagaggattcCTCTCTGTCAGCGTCTTTCTCTGCTGACTTCAGTTAAACATTTTTCAGGTAAATTTGGGGATTTGGGGACAAAtatctgttctgtctctctctctaactctctctctctctctctctctctctctctctctctctctctcacacacacacacacacacacacacacacacacac
The Myripristis murdjan chromosome 16, fMyrMur1.1, whole genome shotgun sequence DNA segment above includes these coding regions:
- the syt11b gene encoding synaptotagmin-11b — protein: MADITELRPAYAMSPVLAGFLGAGVLVLVVVVLVLLWSFCQRRYLRSAGRYKLHGDRYCDAEDPPYKFIHMLKGISIYPESLSSSKRIVRGARRADRPDRGGEPACAAAAAGRGMVLVDAENNILDVPGQLQMSHLVPPAGPDPAQGPARLERALPVRADYCCLDSSSASSSQSGSKTPSPFTPASSDPEPDPEPSLGTISLAVDYNFPKKALVVTIAGARGLPAMDEQAGSSDPYVKMTILPEKKHRVKTRVLRKTLEPLFDETFTFYGVAYSSLPELTLHFLVLSFDRFARDDVIGEAVVPLKGVDPSTGRVHLSQQITKRNMQCESRGELLVSLSYQPVSHRLSVVVLKARHLPKMDITGLSANPYVKVNVFYGRKRIAKKKTHVKKCTLNPVFNESFIYDVPPELLPEISVEFLVVDFDRTTKNEVLGRLPLGLHSPCLSGAAHWREVCENPRRQISKWHNLSEY